CGCTTGCAGCGGCTCTGTCGCCACAGGAGCTGTTCGACGCCATCAAGAGGTCCACGGGTCGGCGCGCCATCAGCGCGGACCTCTCCACCTATCACCCTGTGAACAACCCGACAGTGGGCGACCAGATGCCGGATTACGGCTCCATCTTCACGGACCAGAGAATCTGGATCATCGTGAAGTTCCTCAAGACTCAAGCCATCGACGTGAGCCAATTGTACGATTCGACGACTGGGGGCGCCTATCCAACGGGCACGATCTCATTCGCAAACATCGGCAAGGACGGCAACGCGGCCAATGGCGACGCCATCTTTGCGGCAAAGTGCGCAATTTGCCACGGTGCAGATGGTAGAACGATACTTGTGGACGGAGGGGCCTATACCGTAGGCCGACACTTAAGGG
The genomic region above belongs to Armatimonadota bacterium and contains:
- a CDS encoding c-type cytochrome codes for the protein MASTSFLLAIVGCGGSGSVAPIISDPAGYVSAQGIPGGKAYDKFWAKEVGWDQDDPNLSIFNAFPDFFRCKQCHGWDLLGTGGAYINRAAKTSRPNVSSVNLAALAAALSPQELFDAIKRSTGRRAISADLSTYHPVNNPTVGDQMPDYGSIFTDQRIWIIVKFLKTQAIDVSQLYDSTTGGAYPTGTISFANIGKDGNAANGDAIFAAKCAICHGADGRTILVDGGAYTVGRHLR